A portion of the Cervus elaphus chromosome X, mCerEla1.1, whole genome shotgun sequence genome contains these proteins:
- the LOC122689994 gene encoding uncharacterized protein CXorf49 homolog, whose product MSSPDDEVSVSGAGFSSEYGEQTSGLEAGSDGPQGPSLSPEAGALRSCEGEGGDGFPDPEGFESERELLEAGGPGLWGCEGRPGSPADDQGDALQLADESVAAILQQLADLNVLGTCGYLSQESYAVGEVSALRDLEARPRSRGSATQRCGEAAQAEAGPLHVSGNPKRGTRSRLNVAVDHQWPPSESQSGLLSDPKSSDEFSEIEWMRVSIYPKDGGQATLNSPEDPGNTPRRLYVQGRENLLNVPGTCQSSAPQGLISVVERECRQGDAEQEDISPPKKMQSVLWGKGGSLPSYPGVAVVSATAAACTGSRQRPTPRRKGVQEKKSLEGISKPAMGRNFPSWGQRISATPLEPATFPPISGIPLLGRSKKYALVPWGVEESEHTGAGKKPVARRARESVAAMAVSGEDNDPNRDPFPKGQLTTDRPWPSSPSVHHGEPGRANLNIRGTQDSRNSEPVAMNKGEVMPRGPGPSGDQEPTDHGPRPKRQQQPRRRQGCPRCLVLQREIDDLKEQLASMRYLADKFQIR is encoded by the exons ATGAGCTCCCCAGATGATGAGGTGTCTGTTTCGGGAGCGGGTTTCAGCTCAGAGTATGGGGAGCAGACCAGTGGCCTTGAGGCCGGCTCCGACGGCCCGCAGGGACCCAGCCTTAGCCCCGAGGCTGGGGCACTGCGAAGCTGTGAGGGTGAGGGCGGAGATGGCTTCCCAGACCCTGAGGGCTTCGAGTCAGAGCGGGAGCTGCTGGAAGCGGGAGGGCCAGGGCTGTGGGGCTGCGAAGGCCGGCCTGGGTCCCCGGCCGACGATCAGGGGGACGCTCTGCAGCTGGCTGACGAGTCAGTGGCGGCCATCCTGCAGCAGCTGGCCGACCTGAATGTGCTGGGCACCTGCGGTTACCTGTCCCAGGAGAGCTACGCGGTCGGCGAAGTGTCTGCTTTGCGGGACCTCGAGGCCCGTCCCCGCAGTCGAGGCAGTGCCACCCAGCGGTGTGGGGAAGCGGCACAGGCTGAGGCCGGCCCTCTCCACGTCAGCGGGAACCCTAAGAGAGGCACTAGAAGTAGGTTGAACGTGGCTGTGGATCACCAGTGGCCCCCCTCAGAAAGCCAATCTGGGCTGCTGTCCGACCCCAAGTCCTCTGATGAGTTCAGTGAGATAGAGTGGATGAGGGTGAGCATTTATCCCAAAGACGGAGGCCAGGCCACGCTCAACAGCCCTGAGGATCCTGGGAACACACCCAGACGCTTGTATGTCCAAGGCAGGGAGAATCTCCTTAACGTGCCAGGCACTTGCCAGTCCTCGGCTCCACAAGGATTAATTTCGGTTGTGGAAAGGGAGTGCAGGCAGGGCGATGCAGAGCAGGAGGACATCTCTCCCCCTAAGAAAATGCAGAGTGTGCTCTGGGGGAAAGGGGGAAGCCTGCCCAGCTACCCGGGAGTGGCAGTAGTATCAGCTACTGCAGCTGCCTGTACAGGCAGCAGGCAGCGGCCCACTCCTAGGAGGAAGGGGGTCCAGGAGAAGAAATCCCTTGAGGGCATCTCCAAACCTGCCATGGGGAGAAACTTCCCTTCCTGGGGGCAGAGAATCTCGGCCACTCCCCTGGAACCGGCCACCTTTCCCCCAATCTCTGGCATCCCACTACTCGGGAGGTCCAAGAAGTATGCCTTGGTCCCTTGGGGAGTTGAAGAGTCCGAGCACACCGGCGCTGGGAAGAAACCCGTGGCTAGGCGGGCCCGGGAGTCGGTGGCAGCAATGGCGGTGTCAGGAGAAGACAACGACCCAAATAGAGACCCATTCCCAAAGGGCCAA CTTACCACTGACAGGCCATGGCCATCTTCTCCATCGGTGCATCATGGAGAACCTGGCAGGGCCAACCTCAACATCAGAGGCACACAGGATTCAAGAAACTCAGAGCCCGTGGCCATGAACAAGGGAGAAGTCATGCCCAGAGGGCCTGGCCCCTCAG GTGACCAGGAACCAACTGACCATGGCCCAAGACCGAAAAGGCAGCAGCAGCCACGCAGAAGGCAGGGCTGTCCTCGG TGTCTGGTGCTACAGAGAGAAATAGACGACCTTAAGGAGCAACTTG CCTCCATGCGGTACCTGGCTGACAAGTTCCAGATCCGTTGA